A single genomic interval of Pelagerythrobacter marensis harbors:
- a CDS encoding acyl carrier protein: protein MSSLAPSRSEIDTKLRTILCDVLGLDAAKVESFDNDTGLFGHLPELDSMAVAGLLTEIEDRLDIIIEDDEVDGEMLETYGGLLAFAEAKVVDS, encoded by the coding sequence ATGAGCAGTCTTGCGCCTAGCCGCAGCGAAATCGATACCAAGCTGCGCACCATCCTGTGCGACGTGCTTGGCCTCGACGCTGCCAAAGTCGAGAGTTTCGACAATGACACGGGCCTTTTCGGCCATCTGCCCGAACTCGATTCGATGGCCGTCGCCGGACTTCTGACCGAGATCGAGGATCGCCTCGACATCATCATCGAAGACGACGAAGTCGATGGCGAAATGCTGGAGACCTATGGCGGGCTGCTCGCCTTTGCCGAGGCGAAAGTCGTAGACAGCTGA